The Curtobacterium herbarum genome contains the following window.
CAGCCGTCGGAGCAGATGGTCGCGGCGATCGCCCGTGCCCTCCGCTGCTCGCTCGACGAACGGGACCACCTGTTCCACCTGGCCGGGCAGAACGCACCCGTCCGCATGCACCGCGCCGACCACGTCGACCCCGCGATCCTCCGCGTCCTCGACCGGCTGGCGGACACCCCGGCGATCGTCGTCAACCACCTGGGCGAGACGCTCGTCGAGAACCCGATGGCCGCGGCGCTCCTCGGCACCTCGGTCGGGCTGTCCGGCAACGAGCGCTACCAGGCGTGGCGCTGGTTCGTCAGCGGCACCGAGCGGGCGAAGTACGCCGCCGAGGAACACGGACACCTGGGCCGGGTCGTCGTGGCGTCACTCCGGGCCGCCGTGGGGCTGGCCGGCCCCGGGGACCGTCGGGCGACCGAGCTCGTCGCGGAACTCGAACGGCGGAGCCCCGAGTTCGCCGAGCTGTGGGCGCTGCACGAGGTGGCGAGCCGCTGGTCGGACAACAAGACGATCGTGCAGCCCGAACTCGGCCGGATCACCGTCGACTGCCAGGTGCTGCACACCGACGACCAGGCGCAGGCGCTCCTGCTGTTCACGGCTCCGCCGGGCAGCGAGGACGCGCAGAAGCTCGAGCTCCTCGGCGTCCTGGGCCAGCAGACCTTCGACGCCGCGGCCGCGCCCCGCTGAACTGATATGCTGCACGTGCAGGATGCCTCCGGGCCTCCCGCACCCAGCCAGCGCCCCGCCCAGTGCGGGGCGTTGTGTCGTGCGGCAGCAGTGTGGTGCGGCACCAGTGTGGTGCGCACGCAACACCACGTCACACACCTGGCAGGCACGCGGACACCGTGCCTAGGGTGGTGCGGTGAGCACTCCGCGCGTGTACGTCATCCACGAGAACCCCGAGTGGTTCCCGCCGCTCGCCGCCGCCTTCGAGGCCGAGGGTGTCCCGGTGCAGGAGATCCTCCTGACCGAGGGGCAGATCGACCTGGCCGCCGAGCCGGAGCCGGGCGTCTACTGGAGCCGCATGTCGGCGAGCAGCCACACCCGCGGGCACGAGCACAGCAAGGAGTACACCCGCGCGGTGCTCGGCTGGCTCGAGCGCGCCGGGCGTCAGGTGGTCGGCGGCAGCCACGTCCTCGAGCTCGAGGTGTCGAAGGTCGCCCAGCACGGACTCCTCCGCGCCGCCGGCTTCGACGTTCCCCGGACGACCGCGGTGTTCGGCACGACGACGCTCAAGCAGTCGGCGGCCACCTTCACCGGGGGCCAGGACGTCCCGTTCATCACGAAGCACAACCAGGGCGGCAAGGGCCTCGGCGTCCGCCGCTTCGACTCGCTCGCCGAGTTCGACGCCTACGTCGACAGCCCGGAGTTCGAGGCGCCGGTCGACGGCATCACGCTGCTGCAGGAGTACCTGGTCGCCCGCGAGCCGTTCATCACCCGCGCGGAGTTCGTGGGCGGCGAGTTCGTCTACGCGGTCCGTGTCGACACGAGCGCCGGCAGCTTCGAGCTCTGCCCGGCGGACGCGTGCGAGGTCCCGCAGATCATCGCGGGTGCGGTGTGCGACGTCCCGGGTACCGACGGCGGCGCCACCGAGACGTTCTCGGTCCGCGCCGAGGTCACCGCGGATCACCAGCTGGTCCGGCAGCTGCGCGGCTTCCTCGCCGACCAGCGCATCCGGATCGCGGGCGTCGAGTTCATGGAGACCACCGACGGCCGCACCGTCGTGTACGACATCAACACGAACACGAACTACAACCCCGCCGTCGAGGCGGTCGCGCCGGCCTCCGGGCCGCGCTCGATCGCGCGCTTCCTCGGCGGCCTGCTCGACGCGGAGTACGCGGCCGCCGCAGCGCACGCCTGACCCGACGAGGCCAGCCGCCCACGCGGCCCCCGGCCGTCCCGTCCCGACCACCATCGGACGGGAGGCCCGCCCCACGACCCGGGGCGTGCCTCCCGTCCGTCCCTCCTCACCACCCAAGGAACCTCTCCCGTGCGATTCGGATACTGGACCCCGCTCTTCGGCGGCTGGCTGCGCAACGTCGACGACGAGCAGATGCCGGTCACGTTCGACTACGTGAAGCTCCTGGCGCAGCGCGCCGAGCGGATCGGGTTCGACCTGACCCTCGTGCCGGAGCTGAACCTCAACGACATCAAGGGCGTCGCGGCGCCGAGTCTCGAGGCGTGGGCCCTGGCGGCGGCGATCGCGGCGACCACCGAGCGCCTCGAGATCATGGCGGCGATGCGGCCCGGCTACCACCTGCCGGCGGTGACGGCGAAGCAGGCGGCGACGATCGACGACATCTCGGGCGGCCGGTTCACCTTCAACGTGGTGAGCGCCTGGTGGGCGGAGGAAGCACGGCAGTACGGCGGCATCTTCTCGGAGCACGACGACCGGTACAAGCGCACCGCGGAGTTCGTCGAGATCCTGAAGGGCCTCTGGCGCGAGACGCCGTACAGCTTCCACGGCGAGTACTACGACGTCGAGAACGCGCACCTCGAACCGAAGCCGCGCGTCACCCCGCGCATCTACGCCGGCGGTGAGAGCGAGGCCGGCAAGGCGAGCATCACGCACTACGCCGACGCCTACCTGACCCACGGTGGCACGGTCGAGGAGCTCCGCACGAAGATCGCCGAGATGCGCCGTCGCCGTGCGGACGCCGGTCTGCCGCCGTTCGAGGCGTTCGGGATGGCCGCCTACGCGATCGTCCGCGAGACCGAGGACGAGGCGCAGGCCGAGCTGGCACGCATCACCGACGTGCAGCACGGCAAGGCGTACGAGTCGTACCAGGACTTCATCTCGAAGTCGCAGCTCGAGCACGTGCCCTCGCTCGAGGACTACTCCGTGTCGAACCGTGGGCTGCGGCCGCAGTTCGTCGGCACGCCGGAGCAGGTCGCGGCGCGGATCCGCGAGTACGAGGACGCCGGTGTCGACACGCTGCTGCTGCAGTTCTCGCCGCAGCTCGAGGAGATGGAGCGCTTCGGCGAGCAGGTCATCCCGCTGGTCCGCGCCTCGGTGCCCGCAGAGGCGATCTCCTGATGGCCGCCGAGGACGACTGGGCGTTCGAGACCCGGCAGATCCGGGCGGGCTTCAAGTCCGACCCGGGCTTCGGCGGGAACGTGCCGCCCATCGCCCAGACCGCGGCGTTCGTCTACCCGTCCGGTGAGGACGCGGCCGACCGGTTCCTGCTGAACGCGCCCGGGCACACGTACTCCCGCGTGAACAACCCGTCGGCTGCGGCGCTGGAGCGTCGGATCGCCGACCTCGAGGGCGGGGTCGCCGCCCTGGCGCTGGCGTCCGGGCAGGCGGCGACGTCGTTGGCGGTGCTGGGCCTCGCCCGCGCCGGGGACCACATCGTCTCGAGCGCGTCGCTGTACGGCGCGACCTACACCCTCTTCGCGTCGACGCTGAAGGACCTGGGGATCACGTTCACCTTCGTGCAGGACCCCACCGACCTGGACGAGTGGGCCGCCGCGGTGCGCCCCGAGACCCGTGCGTTCTTCGGCGAGTCGATCCCGAACCCGCGCGGCGACGTCCTGGACTTCGCCGGGGTGGCCGGGGTCGCGCACGACGCCGGCGTCCCGCTCATCGTCGACAACACCATCGCGACGCCGTACCTGGTCCGGCCGATCGAGCACGGCGCGGACATCGTCGTGCACTCGGCGACGAAGTACCTCGCCGGACACGGCAGCGCGATCGCCGGGCTCATCGTCGACAGTGGGAACTTCGACTGGGCCGCGTACCCGGCGAAGTACCCGCAGCTCACGACGACGGAGCACTCGGGCTTCTCGGGGACGAACTTCGCCGAGAAGTTCGGGCGCCGCGCCTTCATCCAGCGCACCCGGTCGAAGCTGTCGGCGGACCTGGGCCCGGCGATCGCCCCGTTCAACGCCTTCCTGGTGCTGCAGGGCATCCAGACCCTGTCGCTCCGGATGGACCGGCACGTGTCGAACGCGGCGGCGGTGGCGTCCTGGCTCGATGCCCACGAGCAGGTCGAGCACGTGCACTACGCCGGCCTGCCGAGTTCGCCGTGGCACCATCTGCAGCAGCGGTACGTGCCGAAGGGGCCGTCGAGCGTCCTGGCGTTCGACCTCGCCGGTGGGGTCGCGGCCGGCCGACGCTTCGTCGCCGCGCTCGAGCTCTTCGACCACGTGTCGAACATCGGTGACGTCCGCTCCCTGGTCGTGCACCCGGCGTCGACCACGCACGTGCAGATGACCCCGTCCGAGCGTGCTGCGGCCGGGGTCGGCGAGGGCCTGATCCGCCTGTCGATCGGCCTGGAGCACATCGACGACGTCATCGCGGACCTGCGCCGTGGGTTCGCCGCGGCGGCCGACGCGACCGGAGCCGGACCCGGACGGGGATAGGTTGGTCGCATGACGTCGACGCCCGCTCCGGATCGGGTGCGGACGCGCGCACCGGGCAAGATCAACGTCCACCTGTCCGTCGGTGCGCTGCAGGACGACGGCTACCACGACATCGCCACCGCGTACCAGGCAGTGTCCCTGTACGAGGACGTCACGGCGGAACACGCCGACGACTTCTCGGTCCGCTTCACCGGTCCGATCGACACCTCCTCGGTACCGACGGACGACACCAACCTGGCGATCCGCGCCGCCCGCCTGATCGCCCGCACGTCCGGGCACCGCGGCGGCGTGCACCTGACGATCGACAAGCAGGTGCCGGTCGCGGGCGGCATGGGTGGCGGCTCGGCGGACGCCGCCGCGACCCTCCTGGCCGTCGACACCCTGTGGGGCGCCGGACTCGGTCGGGACGAACTGCTTCGCCTGGCGGCCGAGCTCGGCGCCGACGTGCCGTTCGCCTTCGCCGGGGGCACCGCCGTCGGCACGGGCCGTGGCGACGAGCTCAGCCCGGCGCTGGCGAAGGGCGAGTTCCACTGGGTCCTCGCGCTCAGCGAGACCGGCCTCTCGACCCCCGCCGTGTACCGCGCGCTCGACGAGCACCGGGAGCGCTACCGGGCCGACATCTCACCCGCGCCGCGCACCCCCGTGGTCGAGGCGCAGGTGCTGCAGGCCCTCCGAGCCGGTGACGCCGAGCTCCTGGCCGAGAACCTGCACAACGACCTGCAGGCACCCGCCATGCGACTGCAGCCGGCACTGGCGGAGACGCTGGAGCTGGGGGAGCGGTCGGGTGCCCTGGCCGGGCTGGTGTCCGGCAGCGGGCCGACGGTGGCGTTCCTCGTGCCGGACCGCGACGCCGCACTCGAGGTGCAGGTGGCGCTCAGCGCGTCCGGCTTCGTGGCACTGCGGGCACACGGTCCCGTGCACGGCGCCCGCGTCCTGCACTGACGGCGGCCGTCGATCGGAGCGGCCGTCGGTCGGACCGGCGTTCGATCGGGGCGACCGTCAGGAGCGGACGAACTCCGTCATGATGACCTTGCCGGTCTGCCAGTTGTGCACCGGACGGAACCCGTGCTCCGCGAGCACGGCCTTCAACTCCGGCCGGATCGTGCGCGACGTGCCACCGACGTACCAGACGGTGTCGATGTCGCCGAGTCGAGCGGGGACCGTCGAGGCGAGGTCCGCGTTCCGGTTCCAGAGCACGCCCTGGTCGGCCCCGTCCGCGCCGACGGCCAGGTCGGTGAGGCCGGCGAACGCCTCCGGGTAGGAGACCTTGATGATGTCCGCGGTCGTGGTCGGGTGCCGGTAGACGCTGCCGAAGACGACGCCCTCGTTGGCGTTCGGACGGGAGGCCCGCTCGGCGCTGATGATCGACGCCGCCTGCGACCAGGTCGAGCCGGACTTCGCCTCGGTCCCCTTCACGGTGACCGCCGTGGGCACGGACAGGACGACGAGGGCCGCGACGGCCACCGCGAGCAGCGCCTTCGGTCGGATCATCGTCAGGGCCAGTGCGATGAGCACCGCGACGAACGGCAGGCTCAGCGACGCGTACTTGGGGGAGTAGAGCCGCTCGCCCAGCGCGGTCGCGAGCAGGAGGACCGTGGTCGGGACGACGACGAGCGGGAGCGCGACACGGACGGCCTGCGCCCGGACGACGGCGCGCGCCGCCGGCACGCCCCGACGCGCCTGGACCAGTGCGGTCCCGACGCCGATCGTCATGAGCGTCCACGCCATCGCGGCGTACGGGCCGGAGGCGCCGAACCACGCCGTCGAGAAGACCTGCCCGAACGTGCCGGTGCCGATGCCCTTGATCCAGCCGATCTGCCTGGCCTGCGACGACACCACGAGGACGAACGGCGCGACCACGACGGCAGCGGCACCGGCGGCGACGGCCCACCGGACCAGGACGTGACCGGTCACCAGCGGAGCGCCCGGCATCCGGCCGGTGCGCGAGACCGTCGCCAGGCGCAGGTCGTGCCGCTCGGCGAGCAGGGTCCACACCAGCGCCACGGCGTGGGCGACGACCGCGAGCGAGAGGTACACGTTGAAGGCGACCGAGACGACCGCGAGCACGCCGTAGGCCACCCACCAGCCGATCGCGCGGCCCTGCCGACCGTGGCGGAGCGCGGTCAGGCCGACCAGCGTCAGGCAGACCGACAGGGTCGTGATCGTGGCGTACGGGCGGCCCTCGGTGCCGGCCCACTGCACGCGGGGCAGGAGCAGGAACACGATGCCCGCCGTGATGCCGAGTCGCTTGCCGCCGATCCGACGACCCAGGGCGACCACGAGCGCGGCGGCGACACCGATCGCCAGCGCGCTCGGCAGTCGCAGCGTGAAGGGGGTGTAGCCGACCAGCCAGAACCAGGCGTGGATCAGCGCGTAGTAGAGACCGTGCACCGCGTCGACGGTGTGCAGCTCGGCCCACAGCTGGGGCCAGGACCGCTGCGCGCTGGTGACGGTCGCGGCCTCGTCGTACCAGAGCGACGGGACCCACGAGAAGGCGGCCGCGACGACGACGCCGAGTGCTCCGATGGTGAGCTCCGGGGTGCGGACGGCGGTGGTCGCGGCGGCCGACACGGCACCGCGGAGACCGGCACGGACCGGCACGTGGCGCACCGCGTGCGGGACGCTGATGCTGCCGGTACGGGGAGAACTCACGCCGGAGACGGTACCGAGCGCCGCTGGACGGGAGCCCGACATCAGGCCCTCGGAGCCGGTGAGTGTCCACAAGCCGAAGGTCGGTGTCGCACAGTTAAGGTCGACGTCATGACGCAGCTCCGGATCCGTGACGCCGCGACGTACCTCGGGGTCAGCGACGACACCGTGCGCCGACTGGTCGAGGGCGGCACCTTCAGCCGTGCGACCGACGCCGTGGGGCGGGCGGTCGTCGACGGTCGGGAGCTCGCCGAGTACGCCCGGTCCCGCGGCGACCAGCTCGCCGACCCCTCGGGCGTCCAGAGCTCGGCACGGAACCGGTTCGTCGGCATCGTGACCGGGCTCGTCGTCGACACCGTGATGGCCCAGGTCGAGCTGCAGTGCGGTCCGCACCGGGTCGTCTCGCTGATGAGCTCCGAGGCGGTGCGGGAGCTCGGGCTCGAGATCGGCTCGGTCGCGGTCGCCTCGGTCAAGGCCACGATGGTCACGGTCGAGACGCCGGGCCCGGAGGAGGACGCATGACCGTCAGCACCGCGCGCCGCCGGCTCGGCTCACGGACGGCGGCGCTCACCGGCTCCGGGCCGGACGTCCTCGAACGGCTCGGTCGGGCGCGGGTCCTGGTGGTCGGTGCCGGCGGTCTCGGTGCACCGGTCGTCGCGTACCTGGCGGGCAGCGGGCTCGGACGCCTGACGATCGTGGACGACGACGTCGTGGACGGCTCGAACCTGGCCCGGCAGACGCTCTTCACGACCGCGGACGTCGGCGTCGCGAAGGCCGAGGTCGCCGCGGCCCGGGCCCGCGCGGTCGACCCCGAACTCGACGTCGTCGCGGTCGTCGGTCGGTTCCGGCCGGAGCACGTCGCCGGGCACGACGTCGTGGTCGACGCCGCCGACGCGGTGGACGTCACGCGGGCGATCTCGGACGCGTGTGCGCCGCTCGGCATCCCGTTCGTCTGGGGGACCGTGCTGGCCTACGACGGGCAGGTCTCGGTCTTCCGCGACGCCGGGGACGACGGCGTCGACTTCCACGACCTGCACCCCGAGGTCCTGCCCGACGAGGGCTCGTGTGCGGTCGACGGTGTCCTGCCGGCACTCTGCGGGGCGGTCGGGTCGGTGATGGCCGCGCAGGTGACCGCCCTCGTCGCCGGGCTCGGCGACCCGCTGCTCGGCCGGCTCCTCACGGTCGACGCACGGCGCTGGCGGTGGACCGAGAGCCCGATCCGACGCGGGCCGGCGTCGCGACGCCCCACGGGCCTCCCGGCCGGAGCTGCCGGAGCGGCCGCAGCCGGCGGCCCAGCCCCCGCCGCCCCGCGCATCGCGCCCGCAGCCCTCGCCGCCCGCCTGGCCAACCCGGCCGACACCCTGACCCTCGTCGACGTCCGCACCCCCGAGGAGTGGGCCACCGGCGTCATCGCCGGGTCGGTGCACGGGGACGCCGTGCTGCCGGACGGGGACGTCGTCGTCACCTGCGCGCGCGGGCCGCGGGCCGACGCGTGGGCGCGGACCGTCGGGAGGCCCGTCACCGTCCTCGACGGCGGCATCGACGCCTGGCGACGTGAGGGCCGGCCACTCACGCTGGAGTGAACCGCTGCTGCGGGTAGGATCGTCGAACCTGACCGCACCTGCGGAACCCCAGTTCGCGAAGAGAAGGCCCACGATGCAGCAGCGCACCCCGGTGACGACCGTCCTGACCACCGCCGTGCTGCTCGCGCTGGCGCTCGGCGGATGCGCGAGCACGCCGGCCGCCGGGGGTGCCAGCACGACCCCGGGGCCGACGTCGAACTCGATGCCGACCGGGTCGATCACGGTCTTCGCCGCCGCGTCGCTCCAGAAGACCTTCACCGCCCTGGGGCACGACTTCGAGCAGGCGCACCCGGGCACCACCGTCACGTTCTCGTTCGCCGGATCGAGCGACCTCGTCTCGCAGATCCAGAACGGCGCACCCGCCGACGTCATCGCCTCGGCGGACGAGGCCACCACGGCGAAGCTCGGTGCGGGGACCCTCGCCAGCGGTTCGCCGCGGGACTTCGCCACGAACACGCTCGAGATCGCCGTCGCACCGGGCAACCCGGACCACATCCGGGACCTGGCGGACCTGGACGACTCCGGCGTACAGCTCGTGACCTGCGCCGCACCGGTGCCCTGCGGTGCCGCGACGGCCGCGGTGGAGCGCTCGAGCGGGGTCGACCTGCACCCGGTGAGCGAGGAGCAGTCCGTCACCGACGTCCTCGGCAAGGTGCGCTCCGGTCAGGCCGACGCCGGCATCGTCTACCGCACCGACGTGCAGGGCGCGGGTGGGGACGTCGACGGGGTGCCCTTCGCGGCCGCGGACGACGCGGTGAACACCTACCCGATCAGCGTGCTGCGGGACGCGGCGAACCCCGGGCTCGCCCAGGCCTTCACGTCGTACGTCCTGTCCTCGGCGGGGCAGCGGACCCTGCGCGCCGCCGGCTTCGGGAAGCCCTGACCGACGTGCCGGACACACCGCGTGGCCGCAGCCGACGCAGCCGCCCGGCGGGCAGCACCCGCCGCAGCCGCCCGGCGGTCCGTGGCCCGGTCCCGTGGTGGCTGCCGGTCCCCGCGGTGCTCGGCGGCCTGTTCGTCGTCGTCCCCGTGCTCGCGATGGTCGGCCGGGTCCAGTGGGGCTCCTTCGTCGCGCTGGTGACCTCGCCCGCGTCGCTGACCGCACTCGGGCTGAGCCTCGGCACGGCGACCGCGGCGACCGGCATCGCGTTCGTCCTCGGGTACCCGTTGGCGGTCCTGTTCGCCCGCTCCCGCTCACGGTGGACCGGGGTGGCCCGCGCGGTGGTGCTGCTGCCGCTGGTCCTGCCGCCCGTGGTCGGTGGGCTGGCGCTGCTCGCCGCGTTCGGTCGGCTCGGGGTCGTCGGGGCGTTCCTCGACGAGCACGGGCTGCGGATCGCGTTCACCACGGCGGCGGTCGTGATCGCGCAGACGTTCGTGGCGATGCCGTTCCTGGTGTCCTCGATCGAGGGGGCGCTCCGCGTCGAGGGCGACCGGTACGAGCGGGTCGCCGCCACGCTCGGCGCCGGTCCGACCCGCACGTTCCTCACGGTCACCACCCCGCGGGTCCTGCCCGGCATCACGGCCGGCCTGGTCCTCTGCTTCGCCCGCGCCCTCGGTGAGTTCGGCGCGACCCTCACGTTCGCGGGCAGCCTGCAGGGCGTCACCCGGACCCTCCCGCTCGAGGTGTACCTGCAGCGGGAGATCGACCCGGACACGGCGGTCGCGCTCGCGCTGGTGCTCGTCGTCGTCGCGGTCCTGGTGATCGGGCTGGCCTCGGTCCGGACCCGCGGAGCCGCGCTGTGACCGCCGACCCGGCCGGCCTGGTCGACCCGGCCGGACTGGTCGCCCACGTCGTCCGGCACGACCGCGGCGTCGACGTCGCCCTGCACGTCGGACCGTCCGAGTGCGTCGCCCTGATCGGCCCGAACGGTGCCGGCAAGTCCACCGTGGTCGACGCCGTCGCCGGCCTGCTCGCCCTGGACGACGGCGAGGTCCGCTCCGCCGGCCGGCTGCTCGCCGGCCCGGGCCGCAGCGTCCCCGCACACCGCCGCCGGGTCGGCCTGGTCGCCCAGCGCCCGGACCTGTTCCCGCACCGGAGCGTCCTGGCGAACGTCGCCTTCGGTCCGCGGGCTGCCGGACGCTCCGGCCGGGAGGCCCGCCACACCGCACGCCAGGCCCTGGCCGCCGTCGGGGTGGCCGACCTGGCAGACCGCGCCCCCGGGACCCTGTCGGGTGGGCAGGCGCAGCGCGTCGCGATCGCCCGGGCCCTGGCGGCGGACCCGGCGGTCGTCCTGCTCGACGAACCGACCTCGGCACTCGACGTCGGCGCACGGCAGGAGGTCCGGGCAGCCCTCCGCACCGCCGTCGCCGGCCGCCCGAGCCTGCTCGTCACGCACGACCCGGTCGAGGTGATGGCCCTCGCCGACCGCGTCGTCGTGATCGAGGACGGCCGTGTGGTCGAGGAGGGGCGCCCCGCCGACGTCCTCGCCCGACCGCGGAGCGCCTTCGCGGCGACGTTCTCGGGCCTCGTCGTCCTGCACGGGACGGCGACGGCGGACGGTCTCGTGCTCGCGGAGACGGTGCCGGACGGTGCGGGGAGCCAGCCCGACGCCGGGGGCCGGCTGGTGTCGGGGACGCACGGCGTGCCTCCCGGCCGTGCCGTGTCGGCCGCGCACCACCCGACCGCCGCCGTCGTCACCCGTGCCGACCACGACGACCACGGCGGGCTGCTCCGCACCGTCACCGCGCTGGAGCCGCGGGACGGTCTGGTCCGAGTGCGGGCCGGGGAGCTGACGGCGGACCTGACGCTCGCGGCGGTCGCGGCGCTCGGACTGACACCGGGGACGCCCGTGCGGGTGTACGTGCCGCCCGCCGAGCTCACGGTCTGGGAGCGCTGATCGGCCCTGCGGCCGGGCGGCTACCCGCCGGCGAAGGGCGGCATGACGTCCACGACGCCGACGCCCGTCAGCGAGGTCGAGCGGTCACGGGTGGTGACCCCGTCGACCAGGTAAGA
Protein-coding sequences here:
- a CDS encoding ABC transporter ATP-binding protein, yielding MTADPAGLVDPAGLVAHVVRHDRGVDVALHVGPSECVALIGPNGAGKSTVVDAVAGLLALDDGEVRSAGRLLAGPGRSVPAHRRRVGLVAQRPDLFPHRSVLANVAFGPRAAGRSGREARHTARQALAAVGVADLADRAPGTLSGGQAQRVAIARALAADPAVVLLDEPTSALDVGARQEVRAALRTAVAGRPSLLVTHDPVEVMALADRVVVIEDGRVVEEGRPADVLARPRSAFAATFSGLVVLHGTATADGLVLAETVPDGAGSQPDAGGRLVSGTHGVPPGRAVSAAHHPTAAVVTRADHDDHGGLLRTVTALEPRDGLVRVRAGELTADLTLAAVAALGLTPGTPVRVYVPPAELTVWER